The following are encoded in a window of Limibacter armeniacum genomic DNA:
- a CDS encoding L-dopachrome tautomerase-related protein, which yields MNWKKYIIPITIPILLISCQSKQDSTQAAKESEKLQEVASSEKQWTGIAISKSGRMFVNYPRWSENVPVSVAEIIDGEAIAYPDSLWNNYQDNNDSSFVCVQSVFVDKLDRLWVLDPANPMFRGVVERGPRLYQFDLNTDSLVRSYRFPSDIIPNDTYLNDIRIDEENNTAYITDSGTGGIITLNLKTGEANRRLSNHPSTKAETDRLTIGDITWMNSVNSDGIALSPDRKYLYYAALSGHTLYRVPTEALLTNTDQELGQQVEKVHEIHAPDGMLFGKNGNLYMASLETNAIYSFTNNGKYVELINSSDIKWADSFATDGNGNLYFTTSQIHLPVKDRTTYKIYKINPKKLLEHQ from the coding sequence ATGAACTGGAAGAAATATATTATCCCAATCACAATTCCCATCCTCCTTATAAGCTGTCAGTCCAAGCAAGATTCCACTCAAGCTGCAAAAGAAAGTGAAAAGCTACAGGAAGTTGCTTCATCAGAAAAGCAATGGACTGGTATAGCTATAAGTAAAAGCGGACGAATGTTTGTCAATTATCCAAGGTGGTCTGAAAATGTTCCTGTTTCCGTTGCCGAAATTATTGATGGTGAGGCTATTGCTTATCCTGACAGCTTATGGAATAACTATCAAGACAACAATGACAGTAGTTTTGTATGTGTACAGAGTGTCTTTGTAGACAAACTAGACAGACTTTGGGTATTAGATCCCGCAAATCCAATGTTTAGAGGTGTTGTCGAAAGGGGACCAAGGCTCTATCAATTTGATCTCAATACAGATTCCCTCGTAAGAAGTTACCGTTTTCCTTCTGATATCATTCCAAATGATACTTACCTAAATGATATTCGTATTGATGAGGAAAACAATACTGCCTATATCACAGACTCTGGAACAGGAGGTATTATCACTTTAAACTTAAAAACAGGTGAAGCAAATCGTAGGTTATCGAACCATCCTTCTACAAAAGCAGAAACAGATCGATTGACGATTGGTGATATCACTTGGATGAATAGTGTAAACTCAGATGGAATAGCCCTGTCTCCTGATCGTAAGTACCTTTATTATGCTGCTCTTTCAGGGCATACGCTGTATCGTGTCCCAACTGAAGCACTTCTTACAAACACTGATCAAGAGCTAGGACAACAGGTTGAGAAGGTCCATGAAATCCATGCTCCTGATGGGATGTTATTCGGTAAAAATGGAAACCTCTATATGGCTTCTTTAGAAACCAATGCTATTTACAGCTTTACTAATAATGGAAAATACGTTGAGTTAATTAACTCTTCAGATATTAAGTGGGCAGATTCTTTTGCTACTGATGGAAATGGTAACTTATACTTTACTACTTCTCAAATTCACTTACCGGTAAAAGACAGAACCACTTATAAGATATATAAGATCAATCCTAAAAAGCTCCTCGAGCATCAATAA
- the mfd gene encoding transcription-repair coupling factor translates to MANSKLTSADTEVHKITAKGFLEQYQQDAQVRMLADQLSGKEAMCLQVKGMSGSLDAVVTAAICDSKKGTHLFVMHDKEEATYFLNDLQSILPEREALFFPTSYKKPYEFVEVENANILQRAEVLNIISQKRKEGELIVTYPEALTEKVINQRSLLENTYTARVGEKFNIDFITELLVEYEFEKTDFVYEVGQFAIRGGIVDIFSYAHDYPYRIELFGDEIDTIRTFDPLTQLSKESCDYAAIVPDVQTKLLQEIRESFLRFLPQDTTIWVKEYQLTLDVIENYFERATDSFQEILAANGNTQVIHGPDELFETKDNFEKFAEQYHRVEFGNRFFLKPDLEIVFESSPQPSFNKDFNMLADTLEANQHQGVRNILVAESPKQLERLHTIFEEVNPDLTLFELNLGLRGGFLDKLNQIACYTDHQIFERYHKAKTRSRFKSSSAMTLKELQSLNIGDYITHIDHGIGRFGGLEKMEVNGKEQEAVRLIYRDDDLLYISLHALHKISKYSGQDGTMPQMSKLGSQEWEKKKSKAKKKVKDIARELIKLYAKRRAAKGFGFSPDSYLQAELESSFLYEDTPDQATATAAVKQDMEQDYPMDRLVCGDVGFGKTEIAIRAAFKAVADSKQVAILVPTTILAMQHYNTFKGRLGNLPCRVEYINRFRSTKQIRETLKDLKEGKVDILIGTHRITNKDVQFKDLGLLVIDEEQKFGVKTKEKIKEMRVNVDVLTLTATPIPRTLHFSMMGARDLSVISTPPPNRQPVTTILSTYSDTMVRDAVATEIRRGGQVFFVHNRISDIEHMANNIMHLVPDAKVAYAHGQMEGPKLEKIMLKFIEGEYDVLVSTNIIESGLDIPSANTIIINRAHMFGLSDLHQMRGRVGRSNKKAYCYLMTPPMINLTAEARKRLSTLEQFSDLGDGFKVAMRDLDIRGAGNLLGGEQSGFITDLGFDAYNKILEDAVQELKQEEFKELFKNELDLGMLKVSCSIETDFEILIPEDYVSNISERLNLYIAADKLKDENGLEKFRNSLTDRFGPIPSQVEDLLKTVRLRWLAESLGMEKIMLKNDTLKIYLLENKHVSYYQSEEFGKILAFVQQQGKRCTLKETKKRLIIILDDVSSIKEAIKCLEHIKNA, encoded by the coding sequence ATGGCAAATAGCAAATTGACTTCAGCAGATACAGAAGTACATAAAATCACAGCAAAAGGTTTTCTGGAGCAGTATCAGCAAGATGCACAAGTGAGGATGCTTGCTGATCAGCTTTCTGGTAAAGAAGCGATGTGTTTGCAGGTAAAAGGCATGTCAGGAAGCTTGGATGCAGTAGTGACAGCGGCTATCTGTGATTCGAAAAAAGGAACTCACTTGTTTGTGATGCATGACAAGGAAGAGGCTACTTATTTTCTGAATGATTTGCAAAGTATTTTACCTGAAAGAGAAGCCTTGTTTTTTCCGACTTCCTATAAAAAGCCTTATGAGTTTGTGGAGGTCGAAAATGCCAATATTCTCCAAAGAGCAGAAGTGTTGAATATTATCAGCCAGAAGAGAAAAGAAGGAGAGCTGATTGTCACTTACCCTGAGGCATTGACTGAAAAGGTAATCAATCAACGGTCTTTGTTGGAAAATACCTACACTGCTCGGGTAGGAGAAAAGTTCAATATTGATTTTATCACGGAGCTTTTAGTAGAATACGAATTTGAGAAAACGGATTTTGTATATGAAGTTGGACAGTTTGCTATTCGTGGTGGAATTGTTGATATCTTCTCGTATGCGCATGATTATCCTTATAGAATAGAGCTTTTTGGTGACGAGATTGATACGATCAGAACTTTTGATCCGTTGACACAACTCTCAAAAGAAAGCTGTGACTATGCTGCCATTGTTCCTGATGTTCAGACAAAGCTATTGCAAGAAATCAGGGAATCATTTTTACGTTTTTTACCACAGGATACTACAATTTGGGTAAAGGAGTATCAACTGACTTTGGATGTCATTGAAAACTACTTTGAACGTGCTACAGACAGTTTTCAGGAAATATTGGCAGCCAATGGAAATACTCAGGTAATTCATGGACCTGATGAGCTTTTTGAGACAAAAGATAACTTTGAAAAGTTTGCAGAACAGTACCATAGAGTGGAGTTTGGGAATCGCTTTTTCCTGAAACCAGACCTTGAGATCGTTTTCGAATCAAGTCCGCAGCCTTCTTTCAATAAGGACTTCAATATGTTGGCAGATACATTGGAGGCAAATCAGCATCAGGGGGTTCGTAATATTCTAGTGGCAGAATCTCCAAAACAGTTGGAGCGTTTACATACCATATTTGAAGAAGTAAACCCAGATCTGACACTGTTCGAGTTGAACTTGGGACTGAGAGGAGGCTTTTTGGATAAGCTTAACCAAATTGCTTGCTATACGGATCATCAGATTTTTGAACGTTACCACAAAGCTAAAACAAGATCCCGTTTCAAGTCTTCCTCAGCGATGACCTTGAAAGAACTGCAATCGCTGAATATCGGTGATTATATTACCCATATTGATCATGGCATTGGCAGATTCGGAGGATTGGAAAAGATGGAGGTCAATGGTAAGGAGCAGGAAGCTGTGAGGTTGATTTATCGAGATGATGACTTATTGTATATCAGTTTGCATGCGCTTCACAAGATCTCCAAATACTCAGGGCAAGACGGTACAATGCCTCAAATGAGTAAGTTGGGCTCTCAGGAATGGGAAAAGAAAAAGTCTAAAGCCAAGAAAAAGGTAAAGGATATAGCTCGGGAGCTAATTAAGCTTTATGCAAAGCGAAGGGCAGCGAAAGGGTTTGGTTTTTCTCCTGATAGCTATTTGCAAGCAGAATTGGAGTCATCATTCCTTTATGAGGACACACCTGACCAAGCAACAGCTACAGCAGCAGTCAAACAAGATATGGAGCAGGATTACCCGATGGACAGACTGGTTTGTGGCGATGTAGGTTTTGGTAAAACAGAGATAGCAATACGAGCAGCATTTAAAGCTGTAGCAGACAGTAAGCAGGTTGCGATACTTGTTCCTACGACTATCCTTGCCATGCAGCATTACAATACCTTTAAAGGGAGGTTAGGGAATTTGCCATGCCGAGTTGAGTATATTAACCGTTTCCGTTCAACAAAGCAGATTCGTGAAACACTGAAAGACTTGAAAGAGGGGAAGGTTGATATCCTTATTGGTACACATCGGATTACAAATAAGGACGTTCAGTTCAAAGACCTTGGGTTGTTGGTGATTGATGAAGAACAAAAGTTTGGGGTTAAGACTAAGGAGAAAATAAAGGAAATGCGTGTCAATGTAGATGTTTTGACATTGACGGCAACGCCAATTCCAAGAACACTTCATTTCTCAATGATGGGCGCAAGGGACCTTTCCGTAATTTCGACACCACCTCCAAACCGTCAGCCTGTCACGACTATTCTGTCAACCTACAGTGATACGATGGTTCGTGATGCAGTTGCTACTGAGATTAGAAGGGGAGGGCAAGTATTTTTTGTCCATAACCGAATCAGCGACATTGAGCATATGGCTAATAATATCATGCATTTGGTACCTGATGCAAAGGTGGCTTATGCTCATGGTCAGATGGAAGGTCCAAAGTTGGAAAAGATCATGCTCAAGTTTATCGAAGGGGAGTATGATGTATTGGTCTCTACCAATATCATTGAGTCTGGTTTAGATATTCCAAGTGCTAATACCATCATTATCAATCGGGCACATATGTTTGGCCTGTCCGATTTGCATCAAATGAGAGGTCGGGTTGGGCGCTCTAATAAAAAGGCATATTGTTATCTGATGACGCCTCCGATGATTAACCTGACAGCTGAAGCACGAAAGCGTTTGAGTACGTTGGAACAGTTCTCGGATCTTGGGGATGGTTTCAAGGTGGCGATGAGAGATTTGGACATTCGGGGAGCTGGAAATCTGCTTGGAGGAGAACAATCTGGATTTATTACAGATTTAGGCTTCGATGCATACAATAAAATACTAGAAGATGCAGTTCAAGAATTGAAGCAGGAGGAATTTAAGGAACTTTTCAAGAATGAATTGGACCTTGGAATGCTCAAAGTCAGTTGCAGTATTGAAACTGATTTTGAGATTTTGATCCCTGAGGACTATGTTAGCAATATTTCTGAAAGATTAAATCTTTATATTGCTGCCGATAAGCTAAAGGATGAGAATGGGTTGGAGAAATTCAGAAACTCACTCACCGATCGCTTTGGGCCTATTCCATCACAAGTAGAAGATCTGCTTAAAACAGTCAGGTTACGTTGGTTAGCAGAATCATTGGGCATGGAGAAGATTATGCTTAAAAATGATACGCTGAAAATCTACTTGTTGGAAAATAAACACGTTTCCTATTATCAATCAGAAGAGTTTGGTAAGATATTGGCATTTGTCCAACAGCAAGGGAAACGTTGCACATTAAAAGAAACGAAAAAGCGTTTGATCATTATCTTAGATGATGTTTCCTCAATCAAAGAAGCGATCAAATGTCTTGAGCATATAAAAAATGCATGA
- the gldJ gene encoding gliding motility lipoprotein GldJ — protein MNKVRNYIYLFTLLSVLAGCSKNTKPDAYGPGRASTVTGLEYNGDDDNSFAVRDYNGMPEAPNMVYIEGGRVVLGSYEEDLLKSMDNIERTVSVSSFWMDETEIANIHWLEYLHYAMDSGKQYYDEALPDSTVWKEELAFNDQYVDHYLRYPGFRYFPVVGVSWIQAQKYCQWRTTTVNKQLALQNGNDDEVEAAENGQRIPLESGIVLPAFRLPTEAEWDYAAQALIGLQELDENYSERRIYPWDGHSLRNPYGESMGDFMANFKRGRGDYAGIGGKLNDAAMITTWIYDNPPNDFGLYNMAGNVSEWVEDIYRPLSYQDFSDLNPVRNSDYLDGPDYGYAYDSRNYETFISDHIRVYKGGSWKDVAYWLAPGTRRFLEQDSATSTIGFRCAMINAGRNH, from the coding sequence ATGAACAAAGTAAGAAATTACATTTACCTGTTTACATTGCTGTCGGTTCTGGCAGGTTGTTCAAAAAATACTAAACCGGACGCTTACGGTCCCGGAAGAGCAAGTACAGTTACAGGGCTGGAATATAACGGGGATGATGACAACTCGTTTGCAGTAAGAGATTATAATGGTATGCCTGAGGCACCGAACATGGTTTACATCGAAGGTGGTAGGGTTGTATTGGGCTCTTACGAAGAAGATCTTTTGAAATCGATGGATAACATCGAAAGAACAGTCTCAGTAAGTTCATTCTGGATGGACGAAACAGAGATTGCCAATATTCACTGGCTTGAGTACTTGCACTATGCAATGGACTCAGGTAAGCAGTACTATGATGAGGCTTTGCCTGATTCAACAGTATGGAAAGAAGAGCTGGCATTCAATGACCAGTATGTAGATCACTACCTTCGTTATCCAGGCTTTAGATATTTCCCAGTAGTGGGTGTATCTTGGATCCAAGCTCAGAAATACTGTCAGTGGAGAACTACTACTGTAAACAAGCAATTGGCACTTCAGAATGGTAACGATGATGAGGTGGAAGCTGCTGAAAACGGTCAGAGAATTCCATTGGAGTCAGGAATTGTACTTCCTGCTTTCAGATTGCCTACAGAGGCAGAGTGGGATTACGCTGCTCAGGCATTGATCGGTTTGCAAGAGTTGGATGAAAACTACAGTGAGAGAAGAATCTACCCTTGGGATGGCCACTCATTGAGAAACCCTTATGGTGAAAGCATGGGTGACTTCATGGCTAACTTTAAGAGAGGTCGTGGTGACTACGCAGGTATCGGTGGTAAGCTGAATGATGCAGCGATGATTACTACTTGGATCTATGATAACCCTCCAAACGACTTTGGTCTGTACAATATGGCAGGTAACGTAAGTGAGTGGGTTGAGGATATCTACCGTCCGCTTTCTTACCAAGACTTCAGTGACCTGAACCCAGTTCGTAACAGTGATTACTTGGATGGTCCTGATTATGGTTATGCTTATGACAGCCGTAACTACGAAACATTTATCTCAGACCACATTAGAGTATACAAAGGTGGTTCTTGGAAAGACGTAGCTTATTGGTTGGCGCCAGGTACAAGAAGATTCCTTGAGCAAGATTCAGCTACTTCTACAATTGGTTTCCGTTGTGCAATGATTAATGCAGGTAGAAACCACTAA
- a CDS encoding FkbM family methyltransferase — protein sequence MNFFAKLLQPFLGSVRAKRLDLLFSAAGDLFMYKDSYLHQTGWGVSFLQKRPVNKDQCPIPWVTYSFIEFIRPRLHKELNIFEYGSGNSTAFYAERCNSVTSVEHDEEWIKEVKEMLPTNAQLLFRNLKEDPTSYYNAAPESGKQYDIIIVDGRDRVACTKASVSALSSSGILVLDDTERASYQEAIDFMTEKGFKKIDFWGMAPGMVYNKCTTIFYKVDNCLNI from the coding sequence ATGAATTTTTTTGCAAAACTTCTACAGCCTTTTTTAGGCAGCGTCCGTGCCAAAAGGCTAGACCTATTATTTTCAGCGGCAGGCGACTTATTTATGTATAAGGACAGTTACCTTCATCAAACTGGATGGGGTGTATCTTTTCTTCAAAAAAGACCCGTAAATAAGGACCAATGCCCAATACCTTGGGTTACCTATAGTTTTATAGAATTCATTAGACCCCGTCTTCACAAAGAACTCAATATCTTCGAATACGGAAGTGGAAACTCTACAGCTTTTTATGCAGAAAGGTGTAACTCTGTAACATCAGTAGAGCATGATGAGGAATGGATCAAAGAGGTTAAAGAAATGCTTCCTACCAATGCCCAACTCCTTTTTCGGAACTTAAAAGAAGACCCTACATCTTACTATAATGCTGCTCCTGAATCAGGTAAGCAATATGATATTATTATAGTAGATGGCAGAGACCGTGTAGCATGTACAAAAGCTTCAGTTTCTGCGCTATCCTCATCAGGTATTCTTGTTCTCGACGACACAGAACGGGCTTCATATCAGGAAGCAATAGACTTTATGACAGAAAAAGGTTTTAAGAAGATTGACTTTTGGGGCATGGCTCCCGGTATGGTGTATAATAAGTGCACAACTATATTCTATAAAGTTGACAACTGTCTCAACATATAA